The following proteins come from a genomic window of Polaribacter dokdonensis:
- a CDS encoding sterol desaturase family protein, with product MDAIVTFFENLTSVQKLIWIVGCLSVFWILEGVYPLKKHKYNKWEHAKTNFVLLGSTILINVIFGLITAGIFLWLDTNNFGLLNLVDFPVWVEIILAIMILDFMSQYVVHFMLHKIPVMWRFHTVHHSDRHVDVTSGTRHHPIDFIFRETFALLGIIIAGLPLAYYLIYRILTVLFTYFSHADIQLPLWLDKAISYVFISPNTHKFHHHHVMPWTDTNFGNIFSFWDRIFGTFIYEDTNDIVYGVDILDAEKSDDVLYQLKAPFQKGLKSAEYKG from the coding sequence ATGGATGCAATTGTTACTTTTTTCGAAAACTTAACCAGTGTACAAAAACTAATATGGATTGTAGGTTGCCTATCTGTATTTTGGATTTTAGAAGGTGTTTATCCTCTTAAAAAACATAAATACAATAAATGGGAACATGCAAAAACTAACTTTGTTTTGTTAGGATCTACAATTTTAATAAATGTCATTTTCGGTTTAATAACAGCTGGTATTTTTCTTTGGCTAGACACTAACAACTTTGGCTTATTAAATTTAGTTGATTTTCCTGTTTGGGTAGAAATTATTTTAGCCATTATGATTTTAGATTTTATGTCTCAATATGTAGTGCATTTTATGTTGCACAAAATACCTGTTATGTGGCGTTTTCACACAGTACATCATAGTGATAGGCATGTAGATGTTACCTCTGGCACAAGACATCATCCAATTGATTTTATTTTTAGAGAAACTTTTGCGTTGTTAGGTATTATAATAGCTGGCTTACCTTTAGCTTATTATTTAATTTATAGAATATTAACTGTACTTTTTACCTATTTTTCTCATGCAGATATTCAACTTCCTCTTTGGTTAGATAAAGCTATTAGTTATGTGTTTATTTCTCCAAATACACATAAATTCCATCATCATCATGTAATGCCATGGACAGATACCAACTTTGGAAATATCTTTTCTTTCTGGGATCGAATTTTTGGCACATTCATTTACGAAGACACCAATGATATTGTTTATGGAGTAGATATTTTAGATGCAGAAAAGTCAGATGATGTACTTTATCAACTGAAAGCTCCTTTTCAAAAAGGACTAAAATCGGCAGAATATAAAGGGTAA
- a CDS encoding thioredoxin family protein codes for MTKFGELISVEKPVLIDFYQDWDDVQNTVDTLRDVAAALGDRAKVIKIDIKKNETLADALRVKGNPTFMIYKNGEMKWRQTGFQDANTLIGLVQKYV; via the coding sequence ATGACAAAATTTGGAGAATTAATTAGTGTTGAAAAACCAGTTTTAATCGATTTTTATCAAGATTGGGATGATGTTCAAAACACAGTAGATACTTTAAGAGATGTAGCTGCAGCTTTAGGTGATAGAGCTAAGGTAATTAAGATTGATATCAAAAAAAATGAAACTTTAGCAGACGCTTTAAGAGTTAAAGGTAATCCTACTTTTATGATTTATAAAAATGGAGAAATGAAATGGCGTCAAACAGGTTTTCAAGACGCTAATACCTTAATTGGTTTAGTTCAGAAATACGTTTAA
- the polA gene encoding DNA polymerase I codes for MADQKRLFLVDAYALIFRGYYAFIKNPRINSKGLDTSAIMGFMNSLLDVIKRERPDHLAVCFDKGGSADRVKMFQEYKANRDATPEPITQAIPYICSILEAMHIPIMVKEGFEADDVIGTLSKQAEKEGYKTFMVTPDKDFAQLVSENIFMYKPRFGGGYDIWGVPEVLEKFQVTDPLQVIDFLGMMGDSADNIPGLPGVGEKTAKKFLAQFGSMEGLLANTDQLKGKMKEKVEANGELGLLSKKLATIMLDVPVTFNAKDFTLDQPDVEKVKEIFNELEFRQLLTNFLKTFATETTTNASDNSSKNTDTPKKAATNAEGQFDLFAAPGSGSITQEESLSGFKTIENTNHFYQHIDSVLSRKLLIKKLMQQNSVCFDTETTGLKALEVELIGIAFSYENGKGYYVSFPENQEETKTILEEFRPFFEAETIEKVGHNLKYDIKVLSNYNMPVKGKLFDTMIAHYLINPDMRHNMDVLAETYLNYQPVSITELIGKKGKNQLSMRVVPIKDQTEYAVEDADITYQLKQHFTKELESGNVTELFNNVELPLVSVLTAMEIEGINVDTKFLKQLSTALTDDINRLEKDIYEQAGEEFNIASPKQLGIVLFENMKLVDKPKKTKTGQYKTGEDILSFLAKDHKIIRDIQEYRQYKKLQSTYVDALPNEINPKTGRIHTQYMQAVAATGRLSSNNPNLQNIPIRTERGREVRKAFVPKDDNYVLLAADYSQIELRIIAALSKEETMINAFKNGEDIHASTAAKVFGVDIKDVTREQRSNAKTVNFGIVYGVSAFGLSNQTDLSRGEAKELIDTYYETYPKLKAYMSAQVDFAREHGYVETVLNRRRYLKDINSRNAMVRSGAERNAVNAPIQGSAADIIKLAMINIHKRFLKEGFKSKMLLQVHDELVFDAHKDELEIIKPIIKDEMENAFKMTVPLDVEMGIGQNWLQAH; via the coding sequence ATGGCAGATCAAAAAAGACTATTTCTAGTTGATGCTTACGCATTAATATTTAGAGGATATTACGCATTTATTAAAAACCCAAGAATAAATTCTAAAGGCTTAGACACTTCTGCTATTATGGGTTTTATGAACTCACTTTTAGATGTTATCAAACGTGAAAGACCAGATCATTTAGCAGTTTGTTTTGATAAAGGTGGTAGTGCAGACAGAGTGAAGATGTTTCAGGAATACAAAGCCAACAGAGATGCTACTCCAGAACCAATTACACAAGCAATACCATATATCTGTAGTATATTAGAAGCCATGCACATACCAATTATGGTTAAAGAAGGTTTTGAAGCAGATGATGTTATTGGTACACTTTCTAAACAAGCAGAAAAAGAAGGTTATAAAACCTTTATGGTTACACCAGATAAAGATTTTGCACAATTAGTATCTGAAAATATTTTTATGTACAAACCACGTTTTGGAGGTGGTTATGATATTTGGGGAGTGCCTGAAGTTTTAGAGAAATTCCAAGTTACAGATCCTTTACAAGTCATAGATTTTTTAGGAATGATGGGTGATTCTGCAGATAACATTCCTGGTTTACCTGGAGTTGGAGAAAAAACCGCAAAGAAATTTTTAGCTCAGTTTGGTTCTATGGAAGGCTTATTAGCTAACACAGATCAGCTAAAAGGTAAAATGAAAGAAAAGGTTGAAGCAAATGGCGAACTTGGTCTACTTTCTAAAAAGTTAGCTACAATTATGTTAGATGTGCCTGTTACTTTTAATGCTAAAGACTTTACTTTAGATCAGCCAGATGTAGAAAAAGTAAAAGAAATTTTTAATGAATTAGAGTTTAGACAACTATTAACCAATTTCTTAAAAACATTTGCCACAGAAACTACAACCAACGCTTCTGATAATTCATCAAAAAATACAGATACTCCCAAAAAAGCAGCCACAAATGCAGAAGGTCAGTTCGATTTATTTGCAGCTCCTGGTTCTGGGAGCATAACTCAAGAAGAAAGTTTATCTGGGTTTAAAACTATAGAAAACACTAATCATTTTTATCAACATATAGATAGTGTTTTATCACGTAAATTATTAATTAAAAAATTAATGCAACAAAATTCTGTTTGTTTTGATACTGAAACTACTGGTTTAAAAGCGTTAGAAGTTGAGTTAATAGGAATTGCGTTTTCATACGAAAATGGTAAGGGATATTATGTTTCATTTCCAGAAAATCAAGAAGAAACTAAAACTATCTTAGAAGAATTCAGGCCATTTTTTGAAGCTGAAACAATAGAAAAAGTTGGTCATAATTTAAAATACGACATTAAAGTATTATCAAACTACAACATGCCTGTCAAAGGTAAGCTGTTTGATACCATGATTGCTCATTATCTAATTAATCCAGATATGAGGCACAATATGGATGTTTTGGCTGAGACGTATTTAAACTATCAACCTGTTTCAATAACAGAATTGATTGGTAAAAAAGGTAAAAATCAACTTTCTATGAGAGTTGTACCTATTAAAGACCAAACAGAATATGCTGTTGAAGATGCAGATATTACTTATCAATTAAAACAACATTTTACAAAAGAGTTAGAAAGTGGCAATGTTACTGAACTTTTTAATAACGTAGAATTGCCTTTAGTTTCTGTTTTAACAGCTATGGAAATTGAAGGGATTAATGTTGATACAAAATTTTTAAAACAACTTTCTACAGCTTTAACTGATGATATCAACAGATTAGAAAAAGACATTTACGAACAAGCAGGAGAAGAATTTAATATTGCATCTCCTAAACAATTAGGTATTGTTTTGTTCGAAAACATGAAATTGGTAGATAAGCCTAAAAAGACAAAAACGGGTCAGTATAAAACTGGTGAAGACATCTTATCATTCTTGGCAAAAGACCATAAAATAATTAGAGACATTCAAGAATACAGGCAATACAAAAAACTGCAAAGCACATATGTAGATGCCTTACCTAATGAAATCAACCCAAAAACAGGTAGAATTCATACACAATACATGCAAGCTGTGGCTGCAACTGGTAGATTGAGTTCAAACAATCCAAACTTACAGAACATACCTATTAGAACAGAAAGAGGACGTGAAGTGCGTAAAGCATTTGTGCCTAAAGATGATAATTATGTATTACTGGCTGCAGATTATAGCCAAATTGAATTACGAATTATTGCTGCTTTAAGTAAGGAAGAAACCATGATTAATGCTTTTAAAAATGGCGAAGACATTCATGCTTCTACAGCTGCTAAAGTTTTTGGGGTTGATATAAAGGATGTTACTCGTGAACAAAGAAGTAATGCTAAAACTGTAAACTTTGGTATTGTTTATGGGGTTTCTGCATTTGGTTTAAGCAACCAAACAGATTTAAGCAGAGGTGAAGCAAAAGAATTAATTGACACCTACTATGAAACCTATCCTAAATTAAAAGCATACATGTCTGCTCAAGTAGATTTTGCAAGAGAACATGGTTATGTAGAAACTGTTTTAAACAGACGTAGGTATTTAAAAGATATTAATTCTAGAAATGCTATGGTTAGAAGTGGTGCTGAAAGAAATGCTGTAAATGCACCAATACAAGGTTCTGCAGCAGATATTATAAAACTAGCAATGATTAACATTCATAAACGATTTTTGAAAGAAGGTTTTAAATCTAAAATGTTATTACAAGTTCATGATGAATTGGTTTTTGATGCTCATAAAGACGAATTAGAAATTATTAAACCAATCATAAAGGATGAAATGGAAAATGCTTTTAAAATGACTGTTCCATTAGATGTAGAAATGGGAATTGGACAAAATTGGCTACAAGCACATTAA
- a CDS encoding metallophosphoesterase: MPRWLIPLIILVIVIVAVEIYTFQAFKTISKNKWVRFSFLAISAAVYINFFITMLTYDRGNGQTPQFQMAMGLMLTFAIPKLVVIIFLFGEDIYRWIVKLISLVSSGETKSIPSRRKFISQLALGIAAIPFVSFIYGIIQGKYNYKVIKYQLSFDDLPAAFDGYTITQISDIHSGSFTNREKIQYGVDLINEQQSDLLLFTGDIVNNKADEMDDWIDVFDKLSAKEGKYAILGNHDYGDYMDWKTPQDKIDNFEKVKNIHQKIGFDLLLDEHRYIEKNGDKIALLGVENWGRGFNQAGDLEKASAGVQKDDFKILMSHDPSHWQEKVKKDDFNYHLTLSGHTHGLQMGIEIPGFLKWSPSQYVYKQWAGLYEEFGRFINVNRGFGYHAFPGRVGIWPEITVIELKKA; the protein is encoded by the coding sequence ATGCCTCGTTGGTTAATACCTTTAATAATCTTAGTAATTGTAATAGTTGCAGTAGAGATATATACTTTTCAAGCTTTTAAAACAATCTCTAAAAATAAGTGGGTTCGTTTTTCATTTTTAGCAATTAGTGCTGCAGTCTATATCAACTTTTTTATTACAATGTTAACTTATGATAGAGGAAATGGACAAACCCCACAGTTTCAAATGGCAATGGGCTTAATGCTAACTTTTGCCATTCCTAAATTGGTTGTTATAATTTTTCTATTTGGAGAGGATATTTATAGATGGATTGTAAAGTTGATTTCTCTGGTTTCTAGTGGAGAAACAAAATCGATTCCTAGTAGAAGAAAGTTTATTTCTCAGTTGGCTTTAGGTATTGCAGCCATTCCATTTGTGTCTTTTATATATGGAATTATACAAGGGAAATATAATTACAAAGTAATAAAATATCAATTATCATTTGATGATTTACCAGCTGCTTTTGATGGTTATACCATTACTCAGATTTCAGATATTCACTCAGGTAGTTTTACGAATAGAGAAAAAATTCAATATGGAGTAGATTTAATCAATGAACAACAATCAGATTTGTTATTGTTTACAGGTGATATTGTAAATAATAAAGCAGATGAAATGGATGATTGGATTGATGTTTTTGATAAACTATCTGCAAAAGAAGGTAAATATGCAATTTTAGGGAATCATGATTATGGAGATTATATGGATTGGAAAACCCCTCAGGATAAAATTGATAATTTTGAGAAAGTAAAAAACATTCATCAAAAAATTGGTTTTGATTTATTGTTAGATGAGCATAGATACATTGAAAAAAATGGAGATAAGATTGCGCTTCTAGGAGTGGAGAATTGGGGTAGAGGATTTAATCAGGCAGGAGATTTAGAAAAAGCGTCTGCAGGAGTTCAGAAAGACGATTTTAAAATTTTAATGAGTCATGATCCTAGTCACTGGCAAGAAAAAGTTAAGAAAGATGATTTTAATTATCATTTAACTTTAAGTGGACATACGCATGGTTTGCAAATGGGAATTGAAATTCCTGGGTTTTTAAAATGGAGTCCTTCTCAATACGTTTACAAACAATGGGCAGGATTGTATGAGGAGTTTGGTAGATTTATAAATGTGAATAGAGGTTTTGGCTATCATGCATTTCCAGGTAGAGTAGGTATTTGGCCAGAAATTACTGTGATAGAATTGAAAAAAGCCTGA
- a CDS encoding RluA family pseudouridine synthase, which translates to MIPKHFHFFKKDISDIELPEKFTFPFYYQPHALAIIASKELQGYLKYKTDFKHNFGLNEDHLENAIGKMFGVLVVQNAENQIGYLASFSGKLQDKSLPEKFVPPVFNMRTEGSFYIKGELEIDAINAQLTEIHKNPDYKEYLKKLEDLENTIVKDLDYQRKKINKARSLRKQKKKEAKKSLNILDYQNLEKSLKQESYNQQFFYKELVAYYDDKLHNLKKKVNFYTKQIEVLKSERKEKSNFLQQTLFSKYAFLDKDKNLKSLLDIFNDPDLQPPAGSGECAAPKLLQYAFANHLKPICMAEFWWGISPNSAVRKHQNYYPACQSRCKPILGHMLKGTTMDSNVLLENLSAEKQLEIIFEDDDLIIVNKPSEFLSVPGKTITDSVYTRIKKQYPNATGPLIVHRLDMSTSGILVLTKTKEANKKLQSQFINRTVKKRYIALLDGHLPKESGKIKLPLRVDLDDRPKQLVDFIHGKNAETRWTVIAKKDNKTRVYFYPITGRTHQLRVHAAHKNGLNTPIIGDDLYGEKSNRLHLHAEYISFLHPTTNEKMTFKVDADF; encoded by the coding sequence ATGATACCAAAACATTTTCATTTTTTTAAAAAGGATATTTCTGATATTGAATTACCAGAGAAATTTACATTTCCTTTTTATTATCAACCACATGCTTTAGCAATAATTGCATCTAAAGAATTACAAGGTTATTTAAAATATAAAACCGATTTTAAGCACAATTTTGGACTAAATGAGGATCATCTAGAGAATGCCATTGGTAAAATGTTTGGAGTTTTAGTAGTACAAAATGCCGAAAATCAAATTGGGTATTTAGCATCATTTTCAGGTAAATTACAAGACAAAAGTTTACCCGAAAAATTTGTTCCTCCAGTTTTTAACATGAGAACTGAAGGTAGTTTCTACATTAAAGGAGAACTAGAAATTGACGCAATAAATGCACAGTTAACCGAGATTCATAAAAACCCAGATTATAAAGAATACTTAAAAAAACTAGAAGATTTAGAAAATACAATTGTAAAAGATTTAGACTATCAACGTAAAAAAATAAATAAAGCAAGGTCTTTAAGAAAGCAAAAAAAGAAAGAAGCTAAAAAATCTTTAAATATTTTAGACTATCAAAATCTAGAAAAATCTTTAAAACAAGAAAGTTACAATCAGCAGTTTTTTTACAAAGAATTAGTAGCTTATTATGATGATAAACTACATAATTTAAAGAAAAAAGTAAACTTTTACACCAAACAAATAGAGGTTTTAAAAAGTGAACGAAAAGAAAAATCAAATTTCTTACAGCAAACACTTTTTAGTAAATATGCATTTTTAGACAAGGATAAAAACTTAAAAAGTTTATTGGATATTTTTAATGATCCAGATTTGCAACCTCCTGCAGGTTCAGGAGAATGTGCTGCTCCTAAATTACTACAGTATGCTTTTGCTAATCATTTAAAACCCATTTGCATGGCCGAGTTTTGGTGGGGAATTTCACCAAATTCAGCTGTTAGAAAACATCAAAATTATTATCCTGCCTGTCAAAGTAGATGCAAGCCTATTTTAGGGCATATGCTTAAAGGCACAACTATGGATTCTAATGTATTGTTAGAAAATTTATCAGCTGAAAAACAATTAGAAATTATTTTTGAAGACGATGATTTGATAATTGTAAATAAGCCATCAGAATTTTTATCTGTGCCAGGTAAAACCATTACAGATTCTGTTTATACAAGAATTAAAAAACAATACCCTAATGCAACTGGCCCATTAATTGTGCACAGGTTAGATATGTCTACATCTGGTATTTTAGTACTCACAAAAACCAAAGAAGCTAATAAAAAACTGCAAAGTCAGTTTATTAATAGAACAGTTAAAAAGAGATATATTGCTTTGTTAGATGGTCATTTACCTAAAGAAAGTGGTAAAATTAAATTGCCATTAAGAGTAGATTTAGATGATAGGCCAAAACAATTAGTAGATTTTATACATGGTAAAAATGCTGAAACAAGATGGACAGTAATCGCAAAAAAAGACAATAAAACTCGTGTTTATTTTTACCCAATAACAGGCAGAACTCATCAACTTAGAGTGCATGCAGCCCATAAAAACGGATTAAATACACCTATTATTGGAGACGACTTGTATGGTGAAAAATCTAACAGATTACATTTGCATGCAGAATACATTTCATTTTTACACCCAACAACGAATGAAAAAATGACATTTAAAGTTGATGCTGATTTTTAG
- a CDS encoding L-threonylcarbamoyladenylate synthase, translating to MSIISKDIQKAISILENEELVAIPTETVYGLAGNIYSEKAIQSIFETKQRPLFNPLIVHISGLDQLSKIVDEIPEKAKLLAEKFWPGSMTLVLKKSKNIPDLITAGKNTVAVRIPNHSTTLELLRKLSFPLAAPSANPFNNISPTKPEHVERYFKDKLKMVLDGGTCKNGIESTIIGFEAGEPIIYRLGALAIEEIESVVGSVAVMNEKEKNPDAPGMLKKHYAPTTKTILTTAMESEIKKNSASRIGVLSFSKSYKTKMVAEEIMLSTSLDLQEAASNLYDAMHQLDHLNLDVIIVEKLPDFGLGKSMNDRLKRAAF from the coding sequence ATGAGCATTATTTCTAAAGACATACAAAAAGCAATTTCTATATTAGAAAATGAAGAATTGGTTGCAATTCCTACAGAAACTGTGTATGGTTTAGCTGGTAATATTTATAGTGAAAAAGCGATTCAGTCTATTTTTGAAACCAAGCAAAGGCCTCTTTTTAATCCTTTAATAGTGCATATTTCTGGTTTAGATCAATTAAGCAAAATTGTTGATGAAATTCCTGAAAAAGCAAAACTGCTTGCAGAGAAATTTTGGCCTGGCTCTATGACTTTAGTCTTAAAAAAAAGTAAAAATATTCCAGATTTAATTACAGCTGGTAAAAATACTGTAGCTGTTAGAATTCCAAATCATAGCACCACTTTAGAACTATTAAGGAAACTATCATTTCCATTAGCTGCACCAAGTGCAAATCCGTTTAATAATATAAGTCCAACCAAACCAGAACACGTAGAACGTTACTTTAAAGATAAACTTAAAATGGTTTTAGATGGTGGAACTTGTAAAAACGGAATTGAGTCCACCATAATTGGTTTTGAGGCTGGTGAACCTATTATTTATAGATTGGGAGCTTTGGCTATAGAAGAAATAGAAAGTGTTGTAGGTTCTGTTGCTGTAATGAATGAAAAAGAGAAAAACCCAGATGCCCCTGGAATGCTAAAAAAGCATTATGCCCCAACTACTAAAACTATTTTAACTACAGCTATGGAAAGTGAAATTAAAAAGAATTCTGCTTCTAGAATAGGGGTTTTATCATTTTCTAAATCTTACAAAACCAAAATGGTTGCTGAAGAAATTATGCTATCTACTTCACTAGATTTACAAGAAGCAGCTTCTAATTTGTACGATGCTATGCATCAATTAGATCATTTAAATTTAGATGTAATTATTGTAGAAAAACTGCCAGATTTTGGTTTAGGAAAATCGATGAATGACAGATTAAAACGTGCTGCCTTTTAA
- a CDS encoding glycosyltransferase family 117 protein, producing MTVENYKKWNIILGWVTFAIALITYSLTLEPTVSAWDVGEYIATSVKLEVGHPPGAPLFQMLGAFFAMFTTDVTQIAKMVNFMSALASAFTILFMFWTISNLALKLSAKTGNISKGKRIAVLGSSLVGSLTYTFSDSFWFSAVEGEVYAMSSFLMALLFWLGLKWESEIHTPRGNKWLVLISFVVGLSFGVHILSLLVIPAIVMLYFFKTYKNINLKTSAIATVFSVFVLILVFKFIFPFTLKFFSASELFFINSVGLPYNSGSIIAAIILVALFFFGLKFTRKKNKLTANTLILSLLFIVIGFSSWMMLPIRANANTTINENNPSSARELLAYYEREQYGDANVFYDTYYSNKYSDERDRDNPTRDDKPKYEKKDGKYVIVNVYKDVLPNYSDKHKGFIPRMVNPSSEEKYKAIAGIPQNSQRRPTFAENIKFMVSYQFGYMYGRYFMWNFVGRQNDTQGRLDIFNGNWLSGIDFIDEARLGSQEMLPWQVLLNKGRNTYFFLPLLLGLVGLFFQIKWDKRNFFTLFLFFAFTGFAIIFYTNPRPFEPRERDYAVVGSFYIFAIWVGFGVLALYEYLKNFATRKKVAIAVTAASLLTVPVLMAYQNWDDHDRSNRYTTHLNAQAYLESTDPNAIMFTIGDNDTFPLWYMQEVEGIRTDVKLVNTSLFQTDWYIDQMKKKSYDADPIPSELTHDEYKYGTLDVAYYFQELFPQLKDSVLDLKDFMKWIRSDSKRTFYDLDEDGNPEKILPTNKIRIPVNKENVLKYGIVAQKDADKIVPYIDITIDRAIAKNTILMLDILNNFNWERPIYFTGGSNTNSEYIWLKDYLQLDGVAFKLVPIKTPTKVYNENGQVVRELTLFDIGRIDTEKMYNNIQKWDWRNINDGKIYLDEQTKRNVISLRNSLMRLSAALAEEGDTIKAIEVLDLSLEKMPIEDFDHYSLSMEYPEMYYKLGEVKKARKNAEDLIRLFKEKLVWFSTFSSEDFDIIFEEFDVTFRYLYRGIIDQVSQYDTDQEFIKELQDEFNKTLNLFQHIMPQDAE from the coding sequence ATGACAGTAGAAAATTATAAAAAATGGAACATCATTTTAGGATGGGTTACATTTGCAATTGCCTTAATAACTTATAGTTTAACTTTAGAACCAACTGTAAGTGCTTGGGATGTTGGAGAATATATAGCCACCTCTGTAAAATTGGAAGTAGGTCATCCTCCAGGAGCTCCTCTTTTTCAAATGTTAGGGGCATTCTTTGCAATGTTTACTACTGACGTTACTCAGATTGCAAAAATGGTAAACTTTATGTCTGCCTTAGCTAGTGCTTTTACCATTCTTTTTATGTTTTGGACCATTAGTAATTTGGCTCTAAAACTATCTGCAAAAACAGGTAATATTTCTAAAGGTAAAAGAATTGCTGTCTTAGGTAGTAGTTTAGTTGGGTCTCTTACTTACACATTTTCTGATAGTTTCTGGTTTAGTGCTGTAGAAGGTGAAGTGTATGCCATGTCATCATTTTTAATGGCCCTTTTATTTTGGTTAGGTTTAAAATGGGAAAGTGAAATTCATACACCAAGAGGAAACAAATGGCTTGTACTTATTAGTTTTGTAGTTGGTTTATCTTTTGGGGTTCACATACTTTCCTTGTTGGTTATTCCTGCAATTGTTATGTTATATTTCTTTAAAACCTATAAAAACATCAATTTAAAAACCTCTGCAATTGCTACTGTTTTTTCGGTTTTTGTTTTAATTTTAGTATTTAAATTTATATTCCCTTTTACACTAAAATTCTTTAGTGCTTCAGAATTATTCTTTATCAATTCTGTAGGTTTACCTTATAATTCTGGTAGTATTATTGCAGCAATTATCTTAGTGGCACTTTTCTTTTTTGGTTTAAAATTTACTAGAAAGAAAAATAAGCTTACTGCAAACACTTTAATTTTATCATTATTATTTATTGTTATTGGTTTTTCTTCTTGGATGATGCTTCCAATAAGAGCGAATGCCAATACTACTATTAATGAAAATAATCCTTCCAGTGCTCGTGAATTATTAGCCTATTATGAGCGTGAACAATATGGAGATGCTAATGTTTTTTATGACACATATTATTCTAATAAATACAGTGATGAAAGAGACAGAGATAACCCAACTAGAGATGACAAACCAAAATACGAAAAGAAAGATGGTAAGTATGTTATTGTAAATGTTTACAAAGATGTATTGCCTAATTATTCTGATAAACATAAAGGATTTATTCCTAGAATGGTTAATCCATCATCAGAAGAAAAATATAAAGCTATTGCAGGCATTCCACAAAACAGCCAAAGAAGACCAACTTTTGCAGAAAACATAAAGTTTATGGTTAGCTACCAGTTTGGCTATATGTATGGACGCTATTTTATGTGGAACTTTGTAGGTCGTCAAAATGATACACAAGGTAGATTAGACATTTTTAATGGAAACTGGTTAAGTGGAATTGATTTTATTGATGAAGCAAGACTTGGGTCTCAAGAAATGTTACCTTGGCAAGTACTCTTAAATAAAGGAAGAAACACCTATTTTTTTCTACCTCTTTTATTAGGATTGGTAGGTTTATTCTTTCAAATTAAATGGGATAAACGAAACTTCTTTACCCTATTTTTATTCTTTGCTTTCACAGGTTTTGCAATTATATTTTACACAAATCCTAGACCTTTTGAACCAAGAGAAAGAGACTATGCTGTTGTTGGTAGTTTTTACATTTTTGCAATTTGGGTAGGTTTTGGTGTATTAGCCTTGTATGAATATTTAAAAAACTTTGCAACTCGTAAAAAAGTAGCAATTGCAGTAACTGCTGCTTCTTTACTGACAGTACCAGTATTAATGGCGTATCAAAATTGGGATGATCATGATAGATCTAACAGGTACACCACCCATTTAAATGCACAAGCCTATTTAGAAAGTACAGACCCTAATGCAATTATGTTCACCATTGGTGATAATGATACTTTTCCTCTTTGGTATATGCAAGAAGTAGAAGGTATTAGAACCGATGTTAAATTGGTCAATACAAGCCTTTTTCAAACAGATTGGTACATAGACCAAATGAAGAAGAAAAGTTATGATGCAGATCCAATTCCATCAGAACTAACACATGATGAGTATAAGTATGGGACATTAGATGTTGCCTACTACTTTCAAGAATTATTTCCTCAATTAAAAGATTCGGTTCTAGATCTAAAAGATTTTATGAAATGGATTAGAAGTGATAGTAAACGAACTTTTTACGATTTAGATGAAGATGGTAATCCTGAAAAAATATTACCAACCAATAAAATTCGTATTCCTGTTAATAAAGAAAACGTATTAAAATATGGTATAGTAGCTCAAAAAGATGCAGATAAAATTGTGCCTTATATAGATATAACTATAGATAGAGCTATTGCCAAAAACACAATTTTAATGTTAGACATTCTAAATAATTTCAATTGGGAAAGACCAATTTATTTTACTGGAGGTTCTAATACAAATAGCGAATATATTTGGCTTAAAGATTATCTACAATTAGATGGTGTTGCCTTTAAACTAGTGCCAATTAAAACGCCAACAAAAGTGTACAATGAAAATGGGCAAGTGGTTCGTGAACTTACCCTTTTTGATATTGGTAGAATAGACACCGAAAAAATGTATAACAACATCCAAAAATGGGATTGGAGAAACATTAACGATGGTAAAATCTATTTAGATGAGCAGACAAAAAGAAATGTTATTTCTTTAAGAAATAGTCTTATGCGTTTATCTGCAGCACTTGCTGAAGAAGGTGATACAATTAAGGCTATTGAAGTTTTAGATTTATCATTAGAAAAAATGCCTATAGAAGATTTTGATCATTATAGTTTATCTATGGAGTATCCAGAAATGTATTACAAACTAGGAGAAGTTAAAAAAGCGAGAAAAAATGCAGAAGACTTAATTCGCTTATTTAAAGAAAAATTAGTTTGGTTTAGCACTTTTTCTTCTGAAGATTTTGACATTATTTTCGAAGAATTTGATGTTACCTTCAGGTATCTTTATAGAGGAATAATTGATCAAGTATCACAATATGATACAGATCAAGAATTCATAAAAGAGCTACAAGATGAATTTAATAAAACACTAAATCTGTTTCAGCATATAATGCCACAAGATGCAGAATAA